The DNA region CTAAAGTTGCCGTTCTCAGCGCCGTAAACAAGGCTGAAGATGGTTCCCTCTCCGTTGGAAGTGCCAGTTAGCAGGGGAACTTGTGAAGCATAGCGTCCAGCCGAGAAGCGTCTGGCATAGTTGGAGTGTCGGGTGATATCATCAATAACGGGAGTGAACCACGTGTTGAAGGTCGAGTTGAAGTTGGCAGTCTGGAAGTCGTAGACGTTGACGTCACGAAGACACTCGAGTTGGCCATCGCCCTTGGGGCAACCGACCTCCTGGGCAACGGCATCGAGGGCCTGGTTGACGGGAGCATAAGCAGGTCCCGAGACGGCATTGGCGCTCATCTCGACAGCACCCTTGAGGAAGGTGTTGGGATGGTTCCAGAGGTAGTGGTCGACTTGGACGGCGCCGGAGGAATGACCACCAAAGACGATGTGGTCGGGGTTACCACCGAAGGCTTTGTCATGTTAGCCAAAGTATTCATCCAGGCGAGCGTATCTCCTTACCGCGAATGTTCTTGCGAATCCAGTCCAGGGCCTTTTCCACATCCAAGATGCTAAAGTTCTGCGACTCATCGGGgttgctcttcttcagctctgCAGAGTTGGGCGAGGCGAAGATGCTCTCGCgggtgttgaagttgacatAGACGACGCCATTGCGAGCAAAGTTGGTGCCTTGGATCTGGGGGTTGCTGTTGGAGCCAGTGACCATGGCACCGCCATACATGTACACAAAGACCTGTGGAATCGATCAGCCTAGAAACGACATGTTGTCTGCAGTCGGCACTTACGGGCAGGTTCTTGCCCTTGGAGGGTGCCCAGATGTTAAGGTTCAGGCAGTCCTCATCCTGTTGGGTGAAGTGGTCGTTGGAGATGGCCTGGGGGCATGTCGGACCGTACGAGAGAGCCTTGAAAGTGGACTTGGAGTTGGGGAGATCCTGAGGCGCACGCCATCTAATCAATCGTCAGCATGATGGACAGATGAGAGTGGCGTCGAGTATCAGGATACTCTAGACTTACCGGTTGTCTCCACCAGTGGTCGCAGCAAAGGGAATGCCCAGGAAGACCGAGTTACAATGCTCGTCTTGGAACCCCTTAATCGTGCCCTGCGGAATAACAGCGCTGGGCACCTGCGGGCGACTAGGAGGACAAGCAGCGGCCGCTGTTCCAGAAACGAAGCATGAGGCAGCCAGAGCTAGACCTGTAGCGGTCGTGATCACATTGACGAGTCCCATCATGATGCACTGGTCGCTGATGGCTGAAACCTGAGATGCAGAAAGGGACAAGATCGACTCCTCCTTCACATGGAATATTTTTTTCAGCAGCAAGCAGGTTCAGACTTTTTAATAATGGAAACTCCCCAGATGAAAGGGCAATATCCCCGAGGAGCGGGCGGTGCAGGAGCCTCTAACTGGATGCAGAGACGTCGAGGGTTCCAGAAAGTGGAGAGAACCATGAACGGCCGGGATGTTCTTCGGCAGAGCTAGAGGGCAATGTTACCCGCCTCGCTGGACGGAAGACTCAGCTCAGGCAATCATGGTACGCTTTGACGTTTGGTAGTCGGAGATAATCAACGAGTTGAGGCATGGGTCATGACTCTGCCAGGTAAAGATCCCAGTCTCTCTAGTGCGATAGCTTCCTGAATAGGCAGTGTCAAGAGCCCCTGCGTCTCTAGCTTGAATGGCAAGACTTCGGGAAGACGTCGGAACGGCCGGATGAGCTGAAATATCACCCTGACGGTTTGTGTGTGAAGATTCCATTCCATGGATTGTTCGATGGCTGCTTACGGCCGGGGATACTTCTTGTCTCCGATGCCTTGACTCTTCGCTGAGCTATCAAGTCCCTGCTCTCGAGAGGTGCTGAACGAAATCTTGGTCATCAAAGCGCCAGATGTTATGCCCAAGGCGAGGGATTTTCCCCAAGATACCGTTCTATTTCGCCATCAAGTACCTCTACCCCGAGTCATTACAAGCTTTACCATTAGTGTGAGTACCTTGACTCGATGTCAAAGTGATCGACAGACAAATCCCCAAAATgggaaggccaaggaccgATAAAAACTAGAGAGTGGACCATCATGCAGCATCACCACAATTTAGAGTTCAGGACCCTAGAGGCGTTCATCAGAAGTCTGGCCGTTCCTGGATTTCACCATCTTTTGCAGAAAATGTCCATGGCTTGCCTCGGAATACTGCGGTGGATGGACGCTTGGGGACACAAGCAGCAGCTATGGCCATAATACGGCCTTTATTACAATCGTACCATTGCTTGAGTCTCGCCTCCATTAGCTCACAGCGTGgagccaagccaagatgcACCGAAACTACGCCGTCCTTTCACGTAATAACTCAGCTGCATAAACACACACAGCTGACGGCCCTCCCTAAACACCGAGAACTTGGTCAGCTAATGCACGATCCCTGTACCTCTCGGTCTACGGCATGGAAGGTTAGGGGCCCAAGCCTAAAACATAGGTAAGACGGAAAACGGCGACTGACCTGCAGATCGAAGGAATAAGACCCGGGACCCCCTCCGCCGGCCTCTCCGCGTGTTGGTTCACTTGCACATCTTGAGTCGCAATGGCAGAGGGTCTCGGTCAAGTGGTATGTGCAGTTTGTTCCCCGTCGCTGATCCCTAGGGTATTGATCGTCTTCGCTAGATATCGTGGTATATCTGCACCGTGGTCGCCTGTCTCTTCCTGGCCGCCCGGTTGTGGATCCGATTTCGAAAGTTTGGGTCACTGGCGGTCGACGACGGACTCATTATACTGGCGACATGTTGTCTCATCGGGGACTTGGTTATACAGCAGCATATGTGGAATCTGGGGATGGCTGAGATTCCAAAGGCGAGCAGGGAGAACTTTATACAGATTATGAAGGTATTCAATGTCCCCTTGGAACAATTTTCGGCAATGGCATCTGACTCGTTGTGAAGATGATTGTTCCCGGATCGATCCTTTACGTGTCTTCGCTATGGGCCATCAAGATCGCCCTCGTGCTCTTCTACAAGCGACTCGCAGCGCCAGGAACGAAACTACAGATTATTTACAATGTCGCGCTCGGCCTTTTGGTCGTGTTCTGGACCGTCATCTTCTTTCACATTATCTTTCAGTGCTTCCCGCACGACAAGAGATGGTCGCAAGATCCCGATTGTACGCACAATACGACTGAGTGAAGGCGATGTGATGCTGACGACTTACAGATCAGTGCGATCCGCACAACGCTGAGATCAACTACTGGTTGACTATTATCCGTAAGATGATTCACTTTCAACATTATATCGCGCCTACATGCTAATATTTCTCCAGTGAATATCGGCACTGATGTTGCCAGTGAGTAGCCAAGTTCTCGTAACCGTTGTCCCCATCTAACACACACCAGTCATCAGTCTGCCGATTTCCATGGTTCTCCAGCTTCAaatgaagatgaagcaaaAGCTTGGTGTTGCAGCCATCTTTGCGCTCGGCTTCTTTGTCGTGATCGCAAGCAGTGAGTATAGTCCCTAACTCTTGCATCGCAGAGCCTGACCTGTGCAGTCATTCGAGCATATTATTCGAAACGAAACGAGACCATGTTGACGTGCACTGTCTCCATGATTGAGACCGCTGTCGCAATCATCGCCACATGCCTTCCACGTACGTCCTGTCTTCCAGAATTACCTCTAGTGTAGCTAATACTAACTTCGACACAGCGCTTCgcacccttctccttggacACATGTCTTCCGCCGGAACCGGCTCCAACTACGGTCATTACGAACTCTCATCAGCGGGCGCAAACCGCAGTAGACGAACACAACAAAGCCGCATCACGACCAATGTCGTCGGGGGAACGAGTAACCGAGACAACGACTCGCAGGATGAGCTGGTCAAGGAAACGACGGGTCGACCGATCGATAGGGCAGACAAGGCAGGAATCACGGTCAACACGACGATCCAGATGCATCATGGAAGGGATGAAAATAGGACATCGCGGGTGGAGCCTGGGGATTTCGCCTAGACAGTTTAAAGTCGGTTCTTGTAATGTTTAATGAAACTGAATCGCACTGTTTGTGGATTGAATATCTCGGAACACACCGAGACATTGCGGCTCACAATCTTACTACTCACTCAGCGGCTTCTGGTTGGGAGAACTGGTTTGCCCCATCACAAGCCTAGCATTAGCCACCTTCCCAACTATGCCAAAAGATTACCTCCTTTGACTCTCTACGGGTTGAAAATAAGTCGTCGAGGACAAATGTTGGAAGACAGTAAGCGGCTACCATCCATTACACGAATTTTGGTGTAATCTCCCTGTTGGAGCCGCCCGACAAGGCAATACAGTTACACATACGCGGTGATCCCATCACCAGTCGGTCGCCCGATGGAGCAACATCCAATGTCTTACCGGGGCTTGAAACTGAGGTTTCGATTGAACGGCTATTATCCATAAGTAGGTAGCCTCTCATTTGGGCTTGCCTAACAACACTTGGTGCGCCTCAGCTGGAAATTCCGCGATTGCATCGAAACAGGCATTTGCTGAATCTTGATTGGCAAGGCATACGAAGAAGCCTTCGAAATTGCGGACTTGTCTTGACGCTTATTGGCTCTGACCCACTCATGGCTGGAGGCTCTCACAGCTGCAAATGCGGCCGCCTGATGGCGAACTTGCGGCCGTTGCCTTATCTCAAACAAATTCTGGGCGAAGTCAGAGAAgagcctcatcgccatgtACATAGAGGTGATGCTCCCCAGTGCCACTGCGGCCATGGTGGTATGAAAGTCTCTGTCGATGCTTGTCTGATCCCCCCCTTCTCTAAGATACAGTTCTTGAACCACCATTCTGTACCTAATCATGGCACGTCAAACACTTCTTCACTCTCCACGCTCAGCATCACCCAATCAAAGCGCCCCCAAGAGAAGCTACAGATTCGCACAAGTTGCAATAAGGACTTCTTCAACGCGTGAACTGACATCACGCCACTTGGCAAGGCCTACCACACACCCATTGCCACAGTTCAGTCAAATTACATCCCCTGTCCGCACTTGGCCATCCGCCACAATCCCTTCATTGTCTCCGGGGGACGAATGGGATTCTTCTTCGTCAATTAGCGACAGTGATAGCGActctgaagatgaagaccgGGCTGAAGAGTATACTCTGCCGGAAGAACACGAGTGGCAGCGACTCAGATCGGAGCTCCTACAGTTGGCGCAAATCCAGCTCAAGGAGTTCAGCTCTCGCGTACAGTACGACGCATCGCCCCTAACACGGTCTAGAATGGTAAAGCGGCAACTTGAGCCCCTCTGCTTCGAGGAATATCAGGATCCCAGCGATACAGAACTGGTAGTGCTCTTTCGCCCACCCAAGATGAGGAGACGCTTCCACCATGCTTGCCCCTTTTACGTATCCGACCCGGTAAAATACAAGCAGTGTCTCCTCCTCTACAACCAACAGTCTATCGAGGGACTTATCGACCATCTCACACGCCATCACATCAAGCCCTTTTACTGCGCGAGATGCTCTGAGACTTTTGACACACCAATCAGTCGTGACAATCACATCCTGGATGACAAATGCGAGCTGCTAGACCCAAAGCCCATGGATGGAATTGATCAATATCAGAGATCCAGGCTGTGGAAAAAAGACAGATGGCACCTTGATGAGAGGAAACGCTGGCGACGGATATGGACAACCGTCTTCCCTTCACAACCGCCTCGCTCACCATACCTCGACCAAGGCCTAGGGCTAGAAGTTTCCATAGCTAGAGACTATTGGAGCCTTTATGGGTGGCGGTGCGTGTCAGATTTTCTGAGCGATCGAGGCTTGATTGGCTACcgcgatgacgacgaggagaaagCGCTGGATGCATTATGCGACTTGGTACAAGAAGATTTGCTGGTGGACATAATTGGGGGATGTTCACCCGTTGGCGCCTGCTAGATCGTGTGTAACGATCTTAGAAGAGAACTTAAGCATTGAAATATCACAAGACGAGGTATGTATTCCATCCAAGACAAGCTTACAGTACAGCAAAGAGTGTCTGACAGGCCTCAGAAACAGGAGCGTGGTTGGCACAAGGTTAAGCAATAGTTTAGGTAGAAAGTAGATTTTATATAACATTCCTGGGTTGCCAGTATAGCATGGCGCGTAACAGTTGAATCACGGTGATAAGGGAGGTGGGTTTTGATGTCCAGATTGTGTTTGAACTATTAGCCAGCCTCGTGAGAACGGCCACTTCTTCCACAATAACGAGGAGATAGCCTTCAAGAGCGAACAGCACTCCACAGTCTCTTTCTGAGCGTAAAACATTAAAAACAGAGCAATATTAAACCCCGCAGGCCATGTCATGAGCCACGTTGCATAACATGTTTCATACCCATCCTCGTCCATTCGTGACGTCGTATCCCATAAACAAAAAACAAAAGCCCAACCACCTCACGACCTCATTTAAACTTGACAGCCAAGGCTCGGAACTGTGGAAAGGTTCGCAAAGGCATCTACCCACCCCTACGGCTCAACAATGCTGCCTGTTGGTGAGACCAGGCTTGGGTATGGTCAGGACGACGAGGGGTCTGGATCGAGCGTGAGAGGACCGAAAATACAATCAATGATGCGCAGAGCAACTGCACAGGCCTGTTCGTTATCTCGATAACagccaagctcgacaaggatTTCGTACATCGTCCATGGAAGCCGGTCTATGGCTCTATTGCGGTAGCCATTCGCGATCACGGAGACAACATCTTCAACGTGGGGCGAAGGCGGGTCGGAATGGAAGATGTTGCTCCAGATGTAGTTCCACTTGTCGACGGAACGACCTATGTGTTTTAGACCCTCTTTCCAAGAATCGTACTCCTCGGGGAGTATCACGCCAGCTTCCTCGATGGTCGCTATCAGGCAGGCCCTGGCCCTTCTATGACGATCCCGTGACGCCTCTGGGTTATTTCCTTGAACGAACTCGATTCGGCATCTTGTACAATAGTATTTTCCTTCTCCTAGAACGTGCTGGCGCTCAATGTGCTGCTTAAGGTCGCAGAGGCGCGAGTATCCCCTGCAGCTTTGATACCGGGCGGGGTCGTACTTGTGGAAAGGGCAGTCAAACAGCTTGACCTCGGGATCGAACTGCGGGAATCGAAGACCGTCTGGCTTCCTACTGCCGTCGTTCCCTTCCTCGTTGGGATTGTCTCCGTTTCTATCTCCCCTTTGGCGTtgcttgcccttcttgtctTGTCGCTTTTCGTCGCGGCGGCGGTGTGAGTGTGATGAGGGGGCTGAAGACTGCCCAGTCTGAGGGCACGTCTT from Fusarium keratoplasticum isolate Fu6.1 chromosome 12, whole genome shotgun sequence includes:
- a CDS encoding COesterase domain-containing protein; the protein is MMGLVNVITTATGLALAASCFVSGTAAAACPPSRPQVPSAVIPQGTIKGFQDEHCNSVFLGIPFAATTGGDNRWRAPQDLPNSKSTFKALSYGPTCPQAISNDHFTQQDEDCLNLNIWAPSKGKNLPVFVYMYGGAMVTGSNSNPQIQGTNFARNGVVYVNFNTRESIFASPNSAELKKSNPDESQNFSILDVEKALDWIRKNIRAFGGNPDHIVFGGHSSGAVQVDHYLWNHPNTFLKGAVEMSANAVSGPAYAPVNQALDAVAQEVGCPKGDGQLECLRDVNVYDFQTANFNSTFNTWFTPVIDDITRHSNYARRFSAGRYASQVPLLTGTSNGEGTIFSLVYGAENGNFSSWINTFDADSAHIPDNLLINAYKASDYASESLRSGAQYGDARFNCPVDYFLDVRSKRQDTWVYRFFGAYDNVVGPPNTAPTHGTEVPFFHGGNECFDSLQGVTDAQQALADSIHKWFVAWIKNPAAGPGWNKVSQSGELVKLGVPGDELSLLKASRGQFNGVCQSVYNPRFPQYPVVQSVTALVQKLLGDLLR